A window of the Bacillota bacterium genome harbors these coding sequences:
- a CDS encoding NADH:flavin oxidoreductase/NADH oxidase, protein MSLLFSPVRLRDVELRNRIVMSPMCQYSAQEDGCATDWHLVHYGSRATGGAGLILLEATAVEPRGRISPQDLGLYDPSQLPGLSRIVQFIHSQGAAAGIQIAHAGAKAFSAAKGRGPQHPVGPSALPFSDGWVTPQALDAAELAKVRQAFVRAATWAAQLGFDVVEVHAAHGYLLHEFLSPLTNRRTDEYGGTLANRMRFVVDVVSAVRKAWPASRPLFVRLSTTDWVAEGFDVEQAIAVARALKEVGVDVIDCSSGGMSGAQAPASPGYQLENARRIRHEAGIATTALGLITTPEHAESALQRGDADLVVLGRELLRNPYWPLQAATALGDEPPWPRQYLRARR, encoded by the coding sequence GTGTCGCTGCTGTTTTCTCCGGTGCGCCTTCGCGACGTCGAACTCCGCAACCGCATCGTCATGTCGCCCATGTGCCAGTACTCGGCGCAGGAGGACGGCTGCGCAACGGACTGGCACCTGGTGCACTACGGAAGCCGCGCCACCGGCGGCGCCGGGCTCATCCTGCTCGAGGCCACCGCCGTCGAACCCCGCGGCCGCATCAGCCCGCAGGATCTCGGCCTCTACGACCCGTCTCAGCTTCCCGGCCTGAGCCGCATCGTGCAGTTCATCCACAGCCAGGGGGCGGCCGCGGGCATCCAGATCGCCCACGCCGGGGCCAAGGCGTTCTCGGCCGCCAAGGGTCGAGGCCCCCAGCACCCGGTGGGGCCCAGCGCTCTACCGTTCAGCGACGGCTGGGTCACACCTCAAGCCCTCGACGCCGCGGAACTGGCGAAGGTGCGCCAGGCGTTCGTGCGGGCGGCCACCTGGGCGGCACAACTCGGCTTCGACGTCGTCGAGGTCCACGCGGCCCACGGGTATCTGCTGCACGAGTTCCTCTCCCCGCTCACCAACCGCCGAACCGATGAGTACGGCGGAACGCTTGCCAACCGCATGCGGTTCGTCGTGGACGTGGTGTCGGCCGTTCGCAAGGCGTGGCCCGCCAGCCGGCCGCTGTTCGTGCGGCTCTCCACGACCGACTGGGTAGCCGAGGGCTTCGACGTGGAGCAGGCCATCGCCGTGGCCCGCGCTCTCAAAGAGGTGGGGGTCGACGTCATCGACTGCTCCTCGGGCGGGATGAGCGGGGCCCAGGCGCCGGCGTCCCCCGGCTACCAGCTCGAAAACGCCCGCCGCATCCGCCACGAGGCCGGCATTGCCACCACCGCCCTCGGGCTCATCACCACGCCCGAGCACGCCGAATCGGCTCTGCAGCGGGGCGACGCCGACCTGGTGGTCCTGGGCAGGGAACTCCTGCGCAACCCCTACTGGCCGCTGCAGGCCGCCACCGCCTTGGGCGACGAGCCGCCCTGGCCCCGGCAATACCTGCGGGCGCGGCGCTAG